A segment of the Solanum lycopersicum chromosome 9, SLM_r2.1 genome:
aaattaaaataaaaggtatatttattgttaatcttttcttatttgtcctaattttgataaataaagttaACTGGTATATGCTGCTGGTGGAAGGGGTAAATATCCTATCAATTTAATCAAGATGCACATATATTGATCTATGCACCAACATTTTCaatccaataaaataaaaatagtatttatatGAATTTCATCACGATTTTCTTGAACATAACATGATGCATCGctaaactaaacaaaaaattatattaatcaaaattaatctGATCAGTAATCCTGTAATTAAATAACTCAACATTCATTCAAGTATATTACTTAACTCTTCTATATGTCAAAATAGATAATATTGTACCACTTTTAAAAAATGTCCTAAAACATCAGTTTaagcaaaaatattataaaataaattatgctCGACCATATACAAATGTCTGAAAAACTTTGAAATTAGGATAAAAATATCACAACATgtaattatatatgtttatttagatatctaacttattttaaaatcgttaatttcaaattaaatttatatataaaaataataagccACTAAAAACATcttactttttaataaataatgaattataaCTTTCtacaagataatttttttttaaaacatatttgaaGCTTAATTTATATTGAGTGAAGTAATTATTCATagttaaataaatcaataaattaatcaaaataaaatacttgTCAAGCTAAATTAGTCAACAATATGCTATAAAAACTTCTctaaatttgactaaatttcttttaattgatttcgAAACCAAATTTAGCTTTAATCCTAATTCAACtccaattataaataataataataataataaaaaattcaattataaatacataaatcgaaggaaaaaataaaagtgaacaaCAATATGGTGGAAAAGTTATTATTGCAGTGCGGCCATTGCGGAACTCTGCTTAAATCGGCAGAAAAAGCTGAAGAGCATGCCAAAGAGAATTGGCATACTAATTTTCGTGAGTCTAATGAAGAATTTGTGTACCTTGTTTGCAAAGTTTGCGGCAAACAATGCGTTTGTAAAACAGtaagttataaattatttttttattatgagttGATTTTTGTGAAATTAGCTGTGGTGCATGTATATGTTGGGTTAGTTGTGGGAGGTGATAGGTATCTCGTGGAATAATAGTTTAGGTTTGTATACATGTTGGTTGCTTGAGGTGATAGGTGTTCTGTGGAATGGTAGTTTAGGTTTGTATACATGTTGGTTGTGGTGAGAGGTGATTCGAGCCATAGGTATGGAGAAAATCTTGTTGGGAGCAGCACCCAGGAATAGGCTCTGGTGAGTGCGATCCGGATTTAGGGTGGAAAAAATAAAGGTATATTGTAGAATTAGTTGTGCTGTGTTGGTCCTGGGTGTGGAGAAAATCATGTTGGGAGTGACACTCCAGAATGGGCTCTGGTGAGCGCGATCCGAATTTAGGGCTCCGGAATTgggtggaaaaaaaaaagatatcttGTGGAATTAGTTGTGTTGTGTTGGTCCTAGGTATGGAGAGAATTTTGTTGGGAGCGCGACCCGAATTTAGTGGGCTTTGGACATTGggtggaaaacaaaaaaaaaaaatcttgtggAAGTAGTTGTGGTGTACTGGTGGTGGGATGTGATAGGTAGCATGTGGAATTAGGTATCTCGTGGAGTTAGTAGTGGTGTGCTGGGTGGTGGAGGTGATAGGTATCTTGTGGAATTAGGTATCTCGTGGAATTAGTTATGTTGTGATGATGATGGGAGGTGACAGGTATCTTGTCGAGGTAGTCGTGGTGTGCTGGTGGTGGGAGGTGATAGGTATCCTGTGGAATTAGGTTAGTCATGGTGTACAGTGTGCATAACTGTTGTTGGTGGGAGGTAACAGGTATCCCATAGAATTAGTCTAGGTGCTTGTACATGTTGGTGTCTGTAGGAGGTGATAGGTATTTTGTGGAATTACTTGTGGTTTGTGTAACTATAGATGTTGGGAAGTGATATCTAGTTGTATACAAACTGGCTTGGGCTTCACGATTATTTAACACAAAAAAGAAACGTAGGGTGTATTTTGTACAGATTTCATTGCGATTTTGTGTTGATGTAGTGTTGTTATTGCTGGAACTACTAGCCTTGATACGTCAAATTTGGGATTATAATCGTAATTGAACTCTATTAGATTGTAATTCGATGGGAGCTAAGCTATTGAGCTGTTGATATTGCTTAGGCGATGTAGTTTACTAGATTATTTTTGGTATCGACTTCTACATTAGTAATTTGTTCGAGGACACAAATTAGGGTAGGAGGTTAGTTAGATAGTTGAGCGATTTCTCGCTTATTCTCCTATACTATTATCTGTATTATACGTCATAGTATTACTCTTGTAGTTGCTTGTCAAGTTCGATTGTTACAAATGATTTCTTTTATACTTCGATTATGGTTTTATATGCAATTAGTATTGCTGTTTAGGATAATTTGTCAGGTTATCTATAATATTTTGTCGTGATCCTTTGATAGTAAAAATACAAATCCACTAAATAATCCACCATTAATGGTGCAGTATAATCCGTGTATTCTAATATTCAATCCTTAGTTTTGATAGGAGTTCCAATATTTAAATTGTCATTATGTTCAATTGTTGGTATAGCGTTTTCATGCGGCTTATTGgaacttttggattttgattATTTGAAGGAGAGCGTTATACATTCAAGAAAGTCTGGGCATACTGAATTTTATGATAGGACAGCAGAGGTGACGGAAGAGGCAGCAAGAAGAAACAGAGCTAACATTCGTCAGATGCTGAGAGTAGCTATTGATCGTTTGGACGAGGTAAGAAATCCTAACGTGTCCTAAAGAATTTGATTTTGCTAAGATTTTGAAGTGTGTGATATCTTGCAACTACCTCAAGTTAGTATATTATAGTATCTGGTTCTGGAAAATGTGTAGATTTGGTACATCTACAACGATGTAAGGTCTAATATGGCTCACGTTATCTGATTTTTTCTTGATTCGGATCAATGTATTGATGAACATTCATGCTTTTTATGATCAACTTGGCCAATGTGTTAACGATCACGTTGCACCTCATCCAAAGCAATCGAGTTTCATCTGATAAAGTATAATTCTTGGTTTGTCTTCTctgaagtaataacaaaaacattttacttcacagGCTGATACTTCAGAGGGAGCAAGAaggcagcagcagcagcagcttGGTTTGCCTTCGAGACCTGTTTTACAGGAAGGACAGGTAATTCCTGTTGAAATCTGTCGATATGGTTTTGCTCCAATTTGTACATGCTTGTCCGTACTCACGTtgttttttgattaattttgtaGAGTTCATTGACTCTAGCTGCAAAGGTCGAGCAGATGGCTGAGTGCCTGCGGACTATCCAGCAGAATTCCATGGTAATATTCGAGTCGTTTTAGTTCCAGAATTAAGAAGAATTGTCCtttcattcttttttgttttaaactgAGTCTTTGTCAATTTTCACTAGGATGACGCGGCCAAAGTCATGCAAGCTTTCAACTCACTGCGTATGTTTGTTAGGAATATTGCTACGAATCCTGATGAGGAGAAATACCGCAAAATTAGAATCAGCAATACTGCATTCCAGGTGAGAATATGAATTACAAAACGATTGTCccttgtttttgttgtttattcAATTCTATGTTGTGTTTCTTTCTAACCTTTAAAATTCAGTCGCGAGGAAAGATTATCCATTTTATACCTCGTTAGTACTCAAATTCGTATATAATTGGGGTTTACTTGGTTCAAGATGTTTTCACACATGTGTAGGGCAACTTTTTACCATCCAATGCTTCAACTCGAACATTTTCTATAGATAAGAGTTTGATATACATTTCAAAACGTGCTCGTTAATTCTGTTTTGACATTTTTATAACAGGCGAGGGTTGGCCACCTACGAGGAGGTATCGAGTTCCTTGAGGTCTGTGGATTCGAAAGAACTATAGGGGGTGAACACTTGTACATGCAGAGAGAAAATGTGGACTCTGATGTGCTTTATGCAGCTGCAAATGTGCTCAACAATGCCATTGGAAATGCATAATATAGAAGTTACATGTGGTGTTGTTGTTTAGCAAATCAAGGAGTTAAAAAACATATGCTTTTGTGGAAAAcaattattttgtgttttgaCATTTTGTTATCAAACATATAATCTTGTTTTACTCTTTTAATGTGATGTAATTTGATCGTTGATACATGTATTGAAAAGTCTTAAATATGTTATGAGATTTATGAGTCGTACTTATTAAACACATGTTTCTAGTTTATAGATTTTACTAGTCATGCATGCCTATTGAGCACGTAGTGTTTCTAATCAACAGTTCTTTACGAGTCGTGCTTATTGATCATATATTTTTACTCAATATATCTTTACGAGTCATGCTTATTCAACACATATTTCTAACCAATATATCTTTACAAGGCCAACTTTCGTTTAGCTTCtcatgtttttttcttattagaAGAAAAAACTAGCAATAGTATGATATTAAGTAATCGCTCAATCACCtagtattttctaattttatcttTCGATGTTAGAGTTTTTAATTACTtagtatcttttaattttatcttttcataCTAGATTTCGCCCGAATCAAGCATACATGCATAGAAACATACATGTGTGCTTACTTCATTTCAAAATACTTGTCACGATTTTCTTTTTGACGTTCAAGCCATATGAATATcgattaatattttaagatatatatcTTCGTCATATTGCTATGAGAAAAATTATactttataatacttttcatatttatctttttaattaaatatctgaattttgattcaaaaatattgagttaatatcatcaaatttaactttaaactcTCGACAACATGACAACTATTTTGAGACGGAGAAACTTAACCGTAATAactattttatgtgtttgtttctTTCATTAGTAGTGaatcttttcatctttttctttgCTATAAACCTAAACAATCTTGATTTGTTCAAAATGAAAGTGATTGACAAGCTCAAATTTCCAAAAGAATCTCTCAAAATCATCAATCCTACACCCCATTATGAGAATTTCAATGAATCCCATTTCATATCTCTAATCCATAGTTCCAGAAACATTCTTCAGCTTCAACAAATCCATGGCCAAATCATTCGAAAAAACTTTTCATCCAATAGTAGAATTGTTACTCAGTTGATATCTTCAGCTTCTTTACACAAATCCATTAACTATGGTTTGTCAATTTTTAGTTGTTTTCTTGATAAAAATGTGTTCTTGTTCAATGTTTTGATTAGAGGGTTAAAGGAGAACTCTTTATTTGAGAAGTCCATTTTGTATTTTAGGAAAATGGTTAAAATGGGTGTTAGACCTGATAAGCTTACGTATCCGTTTGTGTTGAAATCAGTGACGGCATTAGGTGATAAGCGAGTTGGTGGGGTTGTTCATTGCGGGATTTTGAAGATGGGTTTGGAGTATGATACGTTTGTGAGGGTTTGTTTGGTTGAAATGTATGTTAAAGCTGAGTTGGTTGATTTTGCATTGCAACTGTTTGATGAAAGTTCTGAGAGAAATAAAGTTGAGAGTGTGATTTTGTGGAATGTTGTGATTAATGGGTGTTGTAAGATTGGACGGGTGAGTAAGGCGTTGGCGTTGTTTGAGGAAATGCCTGAGAGGAATGTGGGTTCTTGGAATACTTTGATTAGTGGGTTGTTGAGGAATGGGGAGGTGGATAAAGCAATGGAGCTTTTTGATGAGATGACGAATGAAAAGAATGTTGTTTCTTGGACTTGTATGATTCATGGGTTAATGCTTAATGAATTGCACCAAAAGGCTCTGGATTTGTTTTTTAAGATGGTGGAAGAAGGTGTGAAGCCGAATGGTTTAACTGTTGTATCTGCTCTTTCTGCTTGTGCGAAAACTGGGGCACTAGAGGCAGGGAAAAAGATTCATGATAATATTGTGAACAATGGGCTCCATTTGAATGCAGCAGTTGGTAATGCTTTGCTTGATATGTATGCAAAATGCGGTTATATTGAGTCTGCAAGCCTGGTTTTTAGTGGATTGAAGGAGAAGGATATCCGTACGTGGAGTATTATGATATGGGGTTGGGCAATTCATGGACATGTAGATAAAGCTCTTAGGTGTTTTGAACAGATGAGATTGACTGGTACTTTCGATATACTCTTTTGTCCATGGAATTACTTGGATTCTATGGGAAATTGTTTTTCAaagtaaaacatttttttctaatggTTGCAGGAATCAAACCTGATGGAGTTTCTGTCCTTGCTGTTTTAACCGGATGTTCTCATGCTGGACGGGTGGATCAGGGCCTTCAAATCTTTGATGGCATGCAGCGTCAGTTCTCAATTGAGCCCACTATGAAACATTATGCTGCAGTAGTAGATCTACTTGGCAGGGCTGGCCGATTTGATGAGGCCTTGAAATTTATTGCAAGTATGCCCTTGGAGCCAGATTACGTTATTTGGGGTGCACTTTTTTCTGCTTGCAGAGCTCACAAGAACATTGAAATGGCAAAAGTTGCATCCGAGAAGCTCCTACAGCTTGAGCCAAAGCATGCTGGGGGCTATGTGTTTCTGTCTAATGTTTATGCAGGAGCAGGGAGATGGGATGACGTAGAAAGAGTTAGAAGTTCAATGAAgaacaaaaatgttgaaaaGGATCCTGGATGGAGCTCAATGGAGGTGGCTGGTCAATTGCATACATTTGTTGCTGGTGATAGTGCTCATACACGTAAGCAGGAAATATACTTGAAATTGGAGGAAATCATTACTGGAGCTAAACAACAAGGTTACATGCCTGAAACTGAGTGGGTGCTTCATAACATTGATGAGGAAGAGAAGGAGGGAGCATTGGGAAGTCATAGTGAAAAGTTAGCACTTGCTTTTGGGCTCATTAGTACTGGTCCTGGTGTGATCATTATGATTGTGAAGAACCTTAGAGTGTGTGGGGACTGCCATTCTCTAATGAAGTATGTCAGCAGGATGAGTCAAAGGGTGATTGTGTTAAGAGATATAAAGAGATTCCACCATT
Coding sequences within it:
- the LOC101267062 gene encoding UBX domain-containing protein — protein: MAATNILLQCGDRGTLLGSAAEAQQHAQEFCHTNYYESQEAIRFIVCYNCGHKCSCETESVIHSRKSGHTEFYDRTAEVTEEAARRNRANIRQMLRVAIDRLDEADTSEGARRQQQQQLGLPSRPVLQEGQSSLTLAAKVEQMAECLRTIQQNSMDDAAKVMQAFNSLRMFVRNIATNPDEEKYRKIRISNTAFQARVGHLRGGIEFLEVCGFERTIGGEHLYMQRENVDSDVLYAAANVLNNAIGNA
- the LOC101246762 gene encoding pentatricopeptide repeat-containing protein At1g04840 — protein: MCLFLSLVVNLFIFFFAINLNNLDLFKMKVIDKLKFPKESLKIINPTPHYENFNESHFISLIHSSRNILQLQQIHGQIIRKNFSSNSRIVTQLISSASLHKSINYGLSIFSCFLDKNVFLFNVLIRGLKENSLFEKSILYFRKMVKMGVRPDKLTYPFVLKSVTALGDKRVGGVVHCGILKMGLEYDTFVRVCLVEMYVKAELVDFALQLFDESSERNKVESVILWNVVINGCCKIGRVSKALALFEEMPERNVGSWNTLISGLLRNGEVDKAMELFDEMTNEKNVVSWTCMIHGLMLNELHQKALDLFFKMVEEGVKPNGLTVVSALSACAKTGALEAGKKIHDNIVNNGLHLNAAVGNALLDMYAKCGYIESASLVFSGLKEKDIRTWSIMIWGWAIHGHVDKALRCFEQMRLTGIKPDGVSVLAVLTGCSHAGRVDQGLQIFDGMQRQFSIEPTMKHYAAVVDLLGRAGRFDEALKFIASMPLEPDYVIWGALFSACRAHKNIEMAKVASEKLLQLEPKHAGGYVFLSNVYAGAGRWDDVERVRSSMKNKNVEKDPGWSSMEVAGQLHTFVAGDSAHTRKQEIYLKLEEIITGAKQQGYMPETEWVLHNIDEEEKEGALGSHSEKLALAFGLISTGPGVIIMIVKNLRVCGDCHSLMKYVSRMSQRVIVLRDIKRFHHFKDGVCSCKDYW